A window from Citrus sinensis cultivar Valencia sweet orange chromosome 5, DVS_A1.0, whole genome shotgun sequence encodes these proteins:
- the LOC102620063 gene encoding probable carboxylesterase 2, whose protein sequence is MGSIKSAEVSREVFPYLRVYEDGTVERLAGTEVAAAGLDPATNVLSKDVLIIPETGVSARVYRPSNITNKVPLVVYFHGGAFVIASSADPKYHTSLNNLVAEADIIVVSVNYRLAPEHPLPAAFEDSLGALKWVASHAKGEGDGNRPLPVLNQEAWLREFVDFDKVFLAGDSAGSSIAHYLGLRIKDEVRDLKILGIVMIMPYFWGKKPIGVEVTDQFRKQMVDNWWLFVCPSDKGCDDPLINPLVEGAPSAASLACEKLLVIVAEKDVLKDRGRLYYENLVKGSNWAGKADFVQVQGEDHVFHILDPNSHNAKTLIKRWASFINSDSVN, encoded by the coding sequence ATGGGTTCAATCAAATCTGCAGAAGTCTCGAGGGAGGTTTTTCCTTATCTTCGAGTATACGAAGATGGGACGGTGGAGAGACTTGCGGGAACTGAAGTGGCTGCAGCTGGCTTGGATCCTGCAACCAACGTTCTATCCAAAGACGTCCTGATCATACCAGAGACCGGCGTCTCAGCTAGAGTTTACCGTCCCAGTAACATCACAAATAAGGTTCCCCTCGTTGTATACTTTCACGGTGGTGCCTTTGTCATAGCATCATCCGCAGATCCCAAGTACCACACCAGCCTCAACAACCTGGTTGCCGAGGCTGACATCATTGTTGTCTCCGTTAACTACAGATTGGCCCCGGAACATCCTCTTCCCGCTGCATTTGAGGACTCTTTGGGTGCACTCAAGTGGGTGGCTTCCCATGCTAAGGGTGAGGGAGATGGCAACCGCCCTCTACCTGTACTTAATCAAGAAGCTTGGCTCCGGGAATTTGTTGACTTCGACAAGGTCTTTTTGGCTGGCGACAGCGCTGGTTCTTCTATTGCACATTACTTGGGCCTGCGGATCAAGGACGAGGTCCGGGACTTGAAGATTCTAGGTATTGTTATGATCATGCCTTATTTCTGGGGGAAGAAGCCGATAGGAGTTGAGGTGACTGATCAGTTCAGGAAACAAATGGTTGACAATTGGTGGCTTTTTGTTTGTCCTTCTGATAAAGGCTGTGATGATCCGCTTATCAACCCGTTGGTGGAAGGCGCACCGAGCGCTGCGAGCCTGGCATGTGAGAAGCTGCTTGTTATTGTCGCCGAGAAAGACGTACTCAAGGACAGGGGCAGGCTTTACTATGAAAATTTGGTTAAGGGTAGCAACTGGGCTGGGAAGGCAGATTTTGTTCAAGTTCAAGGAGAGGATCATGTGTTCCATATCCTTGACCCGAACTCCCACAACGCCAAGACCTTGATCAAACGGTGGGCTTCTTTCATCAACTCAGACTCAGTGAACTGA